A segment of the Streptomyces sp. NBC_01235 genome:
GCCGTGGCCGGGATGCTCACTTGCCGCCCTCGGTACGGAGTTCCGCCCAGACCTCTTTGCCCCAAGGGCGTCTGCCCGAGCCGTGCAGGTCGTAGCCCCACCGGTCGGCGACAGCATCGGCGAGGAGGAGCCCGCGCCCCGACTCGTCGTCGTCAGCCGCCTGGCTGAGTATGGGCTGACGCGATGGTTCCCGGTCCACGACCCCGACGCGCAGTCGCGTCGTGCTCGGCCGCCCAACCGTGAGGCGGATCTCGGGACACTGAGTGTGCCTGGAGGCGTTCGCGATCAGCTCCGTAACGATCAGCGCGGCTCGGTCGGCGAGGCCGTCGAGGTGCCACACACCGAGGACGTCTCGGACGAGGTCGCGGCCGATCTCGGCCGTGGACGGCTTGCACGGGAAGGTCTGGCTGTACGTCGGGTGGCCGACAGAGAGTGCCGCAACTGGTGTTCTCAGACTCGTCATTGGGGTGGAGCCTTCG
Coding sequences within it:
- a CDS encoding ATP-binding protein is translated as MTSLRTPVAALSVGHPTYSQTFPCKPSTAEIGRDLVRDVLGVWHLDGLADRAALIVTELIANASRHTQCPEIRLTVGRPSTTRLRVGVVDREPSRQPILSQAADDDESGRGLLLADAVADRWGYDLHGSGRRPWGKEVWAELRTEGGK